Proteins found in one Janthinobacterium lividum genomic segment:
- a CDS encoding aspartyl/asparaginyl beta-hydroxylase domain-containing protein, with amino-acid sequence MSPFERNLGIRNAVLDVLRQGGYYSRIMDGEAGLERVKEFLLRMEQPTHGTRQPMQHPTFLPIFPGLDNRPMRSPENDPVAEYLRQATPTIREEALRLRDRTISYTEGILSRGTWRIYPLWYMGTSLSFLTIHCPQIKRIAAEIPGCGMAYPFSEALLSWQDPHTHLGAHCSIDALRLRYSVGIIIDAECTLRVADIKKQWQTGESIIFEDCFEHEAWNGDKSRLVFIIDVWHPDLTLLEREALQSAFRKREVREILYESRMSEQMRPFLQRRFIEEDQDPVVQRYWDPNAVISRPKIEDWGTWDTVPRFS; translated from the coding sequence TTGTCACCATTTGAACGAAACCTGGGTATTCGGAATGCCGTGCTCGACGTCCTGCGTCAGGGTGGCTACTATTCGCGGATCATGGATGGCGAGGCGGGGCTCGAACGCGTCAAGGAGTTCCTGCTGCGCATGGAGCAGCCGACTCATGGCACGCGCCAACCGATGCAGCACCCAACGTTTCTGCCTATTTTTCCGGGACTGGATAACCGGCCGATGCGTAGCCCGGAAAACGACCCGGTAGCGGAGTACCTGCGCCAGGCCACGCCGACAATCCGGGAAGAAGCCCTGCGTCTGAGGGATCGCACGATATCGTACACCGAAGGAATTCTGTCACGCGGAACCTGGCGGATATATCCGCTGTGGTATATGGGTACCAGCCTGTCATTTCTCACTATTCACTGTCCGCAGATCAAGCGTATCGCCGCCGAGATTCCGGGTTGTGGCATGGCATACCCATTCTCGGAAGCCCTGCTTTCATGGCAGGATCCCCATACGCATTTGGGAGCGCATTGCAGTATCGATGCGCTGCGCCTGCGTTATAGCGTAGGCATCATCATCGACGCCGAATGCACATTGCGCGTCGCTGATATCAAAAAACAATGGCAGACAGGTGAATCCATCATCTTCGAGGATTGCTTCGAGCATGAGGCTTGGAACGGCGATAAGAGCCGTCTGGTTTTCATCATTGATGTTTGGCATCCCGATCTCACGCTGCTCGAGCGGGAGGCTTTGCAAAGCGCTTTCCGCAAGCGTGAGGTGCGAGAAATCCTTTACGAAAGCCGTATGTCCGAACAGATGAGGCCATTTCTGCAGCGCCGTTTCATCGAAGAGGATCAGGATCCGGTGGTGCAACGCTACTGGGACCCAAATGCAGTCATTTCGCGCCCCAAGATCGAGGATTGGGGGACTTGGGACACCGTTCCTCGTTTCTCGTGA
- a CDS encoding thioesterase II family protein: protein MSNVGFSNWFHTPFEKHIEAGATAKLFCFPYAGAGTTSYHAFCKALPAHIIPFVAKLPGRETTRNQAPLTDIHDIVQQLTRAIRPCLGAEPVVFWGHSMGALVAFEVARLLGADLGPRQLIVSGHAAPHIPAPPRPISVDEMNDAHFVRMLESYNGMPSAILENSDLLKLILPQLRADFLALDCYRYVPGARLECDILCINGESDRLVKREQVLAWREETRGSFSCEWLPGSHFFINENRAALVRIIAEAIEDKRVGPGLNF, encoded by the coding sequence ATGAGTAATGTTGGTTTCAGTAATTGGTTTCACACGCCATTTGAAAAGCATATTGAAGCAGGAGCGACGGCCAAGCTGTTTTGCTTTCCCTATGCGGGAGCCGGAACCACTTCGTATCATGCATTTTGCAAGGCGTTACCCGCGCATATTATTCCTTTCGTCGCAAAGCTACCTGGTCGCGAAACGACCCGTAATCAGGCTCCGCTGACCGATATCCACGACATCGTCCAGCAGTTGACCCGGGCAATACGGCCGTGCCTTGGCGCTGAACCCGTGGTTTTCTGGGGCCATAGCATGGGCGCTCTGGTCGCGTTCGAGGTCGCTCGGCTGTTGGGTGCTGACCTGGGACCGCGCCAGCTAATCGTCTCGGGACATGCCGCGCCGCATATACCAGCCCCACCGCGGCCGATATCGGTGGATGAAATGAATGACGCACACTTTGTCCGAATGCTGGAAAGTTACAACGGTATGCCTTCAGCAATTTTGGAAAATTCCGACTTGCTCAAGCTGATTTTGCCGCAACTGAGGGCTGACTTCCTGGCCTTGGATTGTTACCGGTATGTTCCAGGCGCCCGGCTTGAGTGCGACATTTTATGTATCAACGGCGAGTCTGATCGCTTAGTCAAGCGCGAACAGGTACTGGCCTGGCGCGAGGAGACCAGGGGCAGCTTCTCTTGCGAGTGGTTGCCCGGATCGCATTTTTTCATCAATGAAAACCGCGCTGCGCTGGTACGAATAATCGCTGAGGCAATCGAAGACAAGCGCGTTGGACCGGGGCTGAACTTTTAG